The nucleotide window GCTCTTACATATGAAGGCTTAAGTTTTTTTGATAACTTCAACTGCCAATTCTGCACATGAATTGGTTCAATATCATCTACTGCTAATTTATAAAAATAAGGGAAATGTTTTTTTACAGTCGGTAATCGGTTATCATAAGTTCTAAGCTTTACTCTTGTTTTATACCAAGGTAGAAAAATATCTAAGATATAATGTTCAAACATCATTTTATCTTTAGTATCGCTTAGATCTTCTGGATTCATTAATATTAATTTTGAATATTCTTCTCTTGCTTCTTTTTTAGTTTTGAAACCACTACGGTATTTCTGAATCTTCTTTCCTTTAGAGTCATAACCTAGATTAGCACGAAAATAGTAAGTACCATTTTTAGCTTTTTTAATGGGGTCTTTAGACATAGTTTTTACTCCTTACCGTGCAAAAACTAATCAGACCTGTTGTCATCCGAAAAATTGATCCCAAGAATTTCTTCTACAGCTTCACGAGGGACTCTATCTAGCTTTCTAGACTCATAGTAGGAATGCCCCTTTGTAACCATTAATTCTTTTGCTTTTTTAATGATATCCGCTGAAAAAGAAGTTCCATATCCTAGCTCAATTAAGTCTTTTTTAGTGACCGTTATCATCGATACTCCTTTCCACTATAGGCTAGGGAAAACTCAAATATTCGCCTATAATTATAACGCACAATTTAAAATAATTGAATTTTAAGATGCATCTAAAGTAAAAACTTTAGATGGTGGTATGAACTACAACTTCTCCCAAATCAAATGATGAATAAGCAATCGAACAGCTTTGGTTAAGCTCACGGGAATTTCACCCCCGCATGGTTCGCATGCAGCTATACCCATTGCCTGCGGCACTCTAAACGCTCGGGCTGTGGCTGTACA belongs to Lysinibacillus louembei and includes:
- a CDS encoding DUF3173 domain-containing protein is translated as MITVTKKDLIELGYGTSFSADIIKKAKELMVTKGHSYYESRKLDRVPREAVEEILGINFSDDNRSD